In Muribaculum gordoncarteri, the genomic window TGCTCGTGACATCCTATTCAAGGTTCTCACGCAACCACAATTTCGGAGCCATGATAGGACGAGGCTACACCGTAAAAGCAGCCATGATGGAAATGGAGATGGTGGCCGAAGGATATTACGGCACAAAGTGTATTCATGAAATAAATCGTAAATACGAGGTGAACATGCCGCTGCTCGATTGTGTTTATCGTATACTATACGAGCGTTGTCCCGTGTCACTGGCTTTTGAAAAACTCAGTACCGAATTGATATAACCCTTAAATGACATATTTAACACCAACAGTTATGAAAAAAATTCAAGTAAACATCAAGCACATCCTCAATACAGTCAACGAGGAGTCGGTGCGCACCATTCAGAAAGGTGCTGCCGCCGCAGGACTTGAAAAGCTCAACAAGGGCACAGGCGAAGGAAACGACTTCCTCGGCTGGCTCGACCTCCCCTCTCGCACCCCGGCTCATCATCTCGATGAAATACAGGCCGTGGCCGATGAGCTGCGTAATTCATGCGATTATGTGGTGTCAATAGGCATCGGCGGTTCCTACCTCGGAGCCAAGGCCGTAATAGAAGCCCTCAGCAACTCATTTGACGCATATACTCCGGCATTGCCCAACAACCCCAAGGTGCTCTTCGCCGGACAGAACATAGGAGAGGATTACCTCTATGAGCTCCAGGAATTCCTGAAGGACAAGAGATTCGGAATCATCGTAATCTCGAAGTCGGGAACCACTATCGAGCCGGCAATCGCATTCCGTCTGCTTAAGGAGCAGCTCGAGGCACAGGTGGGCAAGGAGAAGGCTTCAAAGCTCATCGTTGCCATAACCGACGCCAAGCGTGGAGCATTGCGCCAGCTTGCCACTGAAGAGGGCTACAAGACATTCGTAATCGACGACAACGTAGGAGGACGATTCTCAGTACTTACCCCCGTGGGACTGCTTCCCATCGCAGTTGCCGGATTTGACATCAAGAAGCTCGTAGAAGGCGCTCTTGAATTGCAGCACGACACCGAGAAGGCAAGCGACGACAACATCAGCGAGCTATATGCAGCCGCACGTAACGCCCTTTATCAGGCCGGAAAGAAGATTGAGATCCTCGTAAACTACAATCCCAAGCTCCACTACTTCGGAGAATGGTGGAAACAGCTTTACGGCGAAAGCGAGGGCAAGGACCACAAGGGCATATATCCGGCAGCAGTCGACTTCTCCACCGACCTTCACTCAATGGGCCAGTGGATACAGGACGGCGAACGCACAATATTTGAAACAGTGCTGTCGGTTGACTCAGTAAAGCACACCAAAGTCATCCCTTCAGACGAAGCAAACCTTGACGGATTGAATTACATCGCAGGAAAGCGCGTCGACGAAGTAAACAAGATGGCCGAGCTCGGCACACGCATAGCTCATGTCGACGGCGGTGTTCCCAACATCCGCATCACCATCCCCGAACTCAGCGAAAAGTATCTCGGACAGCTCATCTACTTCTTTGAGAAGGCTTGCGGAATATCGGGATACATTCTCGGCGTGAATCCGTTTAACCAGCCCGGTGTAGAGGACTATAAGCGCAACATGTTTGCTCTACTTGAGAAGCCCGGTTACGAAGAGGCCACCAAGGCCATTCAGGCAAAACTCGGCGAATAAAGCGAAAGCGCGACATAATTAATCAGAGCGAGGCACGACCCACAAAGCGGTCATGCCTCGCTTTTTCAGTTAATACATAGTTAAAACCCGCTATTTGAGCCAATTTATGTGAAATAAACCCTGACTGAGCGACCATTTACCAATCATAGTTGTTAAACCTACAAATCCATTCAAGGAGAGACCCACATATTTGATAATTGCTAATTCTATGGAACACACAAGTAGCAAAAATACGCCCCGAGAAGACAGGACTTCCCGGGGCGTATTACGTATAATGAAAAAGTACTTATTGCATTAATCGAGCTGAAGTGTCACGATTGACTTGGCGGGCAAAGTCAGCTTGAGCGAACCCTTGTTGATTTTTGCACCGTTGAAAGCCTTGAGAGTCACCTTCTCGGGCTGACCGAAATCGTTATAGTCGGCGATGTTGGCCGAGGTAAGGATTTCACCCTTTACATTCTTAGCCTTGATGTTGCCGAGAGGTATGTCGATTTCGCAAGGTTCGTTGAGGTCGGTGTTAACAAGTGATATAGCCACCTTGCCGTCCTTCTCCGATGCAGTTGCGCTGATTACGGGCACAAGACGGTTGTCACGCACCTTACGATAGGTAGTATTTACCGAAAGGGGGATAAGCTTTGCATCCTGGTGAGGAACATACATCTTGAACACATAGTAGGTGGGAGTAAGCACCATCTGATTGTCCTTGGTGAGTACCATCGACTGGAGCACGTTGGCAATCTGTGCGATGTTGGTCATCTTCACACGATCGGTAAGGTCATGGAACACGTTCAATGACAGAGCTGCCACCATTGCGTCACGCATGGTGTTTTGCTGATAGAGGTGACCGGGTACGGTTCCGGGCTCCTCGTCCCACCATGTACCCCACTCGTCAACAAGAAGAGCTACACGCTTGTTGGGGTCAAACTTGTCCATGATGTCCATGTGCTTGCGGGTTACATCACCAACCTCAAGGCACTTGCCGAGAGTCCAATAGTAGTCATCGTCGGTGAATTTGGTTGCCGAGCCCTTGCTGCCTACCCAACCGGGAGTTGTGTAGTAGTGGAGCGAGATACCGTCCATGAGATTGCCGGCCTTGTCCATAAGCACTTCGGTCCAGTTGTAGTCGTAGTCACTTGCACCTGAAGCGATTTTAAACAGGCGGTTGCCGTTGAAGTTGCGGCAGTAGGTCTGATAACGGCGATATGCGTCGGCATAGAATTCGGGAGTGAAGTTACCACCGCAACCCCAGCTTTCATTACCAACACCGAGATATTTAAGATGCCAGGGCTTCTCACGACCGTTCTCCTTACGAATCTTGGCCATGGGACCCTCCTCGGCGGTTATATACTCAACCCACTTTGCAAGCTCCTCTACCGAGCCGCTACCCACGTTGCCGCTAAGATAAGGCTCGGCACCGATAAGTTCGCAAAGGTTGAAGAATTCATGAGTTCCGAAGCTGTTGTCCTCAACAGTTCCACCCCAGTTGTTGTTGACCATGCGGGGACGGTTCTCCTTCGGGCCGATACCGTCAACCCAGTGGTATTCATCGGCAAAGCAGCCGCCGGGCCAGCGAAGCACGGGCACCTTGATGTCGCGCATTGCCTGAAGCACATCGTTACGATAGCCGTTGGTGTTGGGAATGGGAGAATCCTCGCCTACCCATATACCACCGTAGATACATGTTCCAAGGTGTTCGGCAAACTGGCCGTATATCTCTTTATTAATCACTGGAGCCGATTCCTGAGGATTCAGCGTCACGGTTACGCTCTTGTCGGCAGCGTTGGCGGCTGAAGCACATCCGAGGATAAGCGCCAATGCACCGGTTTTAATCAAATAGTTCATTAGTTTAGGTTTTTTAGTATAGTTCGTTATATTATTTTTCAGGCCAGATGCCTTCGGTAGTCATAGCGATTCGCTTGATTGTACCGTCGAGATTGTAGTAGAGTCGGTCGATGCACAATGAGCGGCGATAGCTACATCCGTCATTGTTGATGGCGCCGTTATGGTAAATGAAGTACCAGTCGCCGTTGAACTCTATTATGGCTTGATGGTTGGTATTGGAATTGCCTGCTATTTCATTCAAAATGCCCTTGGGCTCCCACGGGCCGTTAATGCTGCGGCTCATGGCGTAGCATATCTTTTCGGGGAATTCCGACGCATACGACAGGTAGTACCAGTCGCCGCGCTTGTGAATCCACGGAGCCTCGGTGTATCGGAGAAGGTTTATTGGAATTATAGGGCCGTCAAGCTCGATCATGTTAGGCTTGAGCTTTGCATAGTAGCACTGTGTGTTACCCCAGAAGATGTAGGCCTGACCGTCATCGTCGATAAACACGGTGGGGTCTATGTCGTCCCATCCTATGGAGGTGTACTCGGTGGTCATGTCGTTGGTCACGAGAGCCGAGCCTCGGGCGTCGACAAACGGTCCGAGAGGGCTGTCGGCGACAGCGACTCCGATCGACTTGCCGGGGATGGTGGCATGTTCCACTGTCACATACCAGTAAAACTTGCCGTCACGCTCTATGACCTGACTTGCCCATGCGTCACCCTTGGCCCACTTGAAGTCCTTGGCACGAAGAGGTGCGGGATGTTCGGTCCATGTCACGAGATCGGGAGATGACAGCACACACCACTCCTTCATGTCATAGTAATAGTGGGGAGCGGGACACTCGTCATGTCCGGCATATATATAGACCTTGCCGTCATGCACGAGAGCGGCGGGGTCGCCGAGATATTTATAGTTGACAAATGGATTTCCCTTCGCTACGAATGTCGTATCGGCGGGAGCGGCCGCCGACGCGCCTGCAGCGGCCGTCAGCAGCACTCCTGTCAATAATGTAGTGAGTTTATTCATTCGCCGGTTACTGTTTCTTGAAGTGATAAACCGAGAATGTGTTGGGCTCGATAACTGTAGTCCAGTCGGCCTTCTCCTCCATTGCAAACTTCTTCATCGAGGGAACGATCTTGTTGGGCTCCTCAAGGGTGTTCTCCGAGTCAAGATCCTTGGTCGAGAGTGTCTGTGCAGTCACACCTGTGATCACATCCTTCTTCTTAAGGCCGGCAAGCTTGATGTTGAGTTCCTGAGGCTCCGACGAAGTGTTGGCCACCTTTACTATATATTCGTTGCGATCCTTGTCGTAGACAGCGCTTGCAAACAGGCCGTTCTGACCCTCGGCACCGGTAACGTTCTTCTTGTCCATGGTGAGAGGAACTACGTTGGTACCCTTGTTTTCGCTGAACAGCTGCTGAACGTAGTAGCTTGCTGTGCGAACCGAGTTGTTGTTGTCATACCAGATCATGTCGGGACGCCACTGCCATCCTTCAACGTGAGCGAAAAGAGGTGCATAGGTTGCCATGTGAACAACATCGGCGTTACGCTCAAGACCGGTCATGAATGCAGCCTCAAGAAGAGCGGCGTTGTAGTGGTTGTACTTCTTGCCGCGTCCGTGACATGCATATTCTCCGGCAAATACTTTCGGACCCTTGCGGTCGTAGTTGTCGTAACGTGCGCCCTGGCTCAAGAACCAAGATTCGGGACGATAGAAGTGCTCGTCAACGAGGTCAGCCTTAAGGCGAGTCATTTCAGGCCACAGGTAGTCAAACTCCTTACCTTCGGAGTTGGGACCCGATGAACCGATAATCTTTATGTCGGGATACTTTGCGCGGATAGCCTTGATGAAGGGCTCAAGACGCTCTACATACTCGGGACCCCACTGCTCGTTACCTACACCGATAAACTTGAGGTTGAAGGGAGCGGGATGACCCATCTCGGCACGAAGCGCACCCCACTTGGTCGAAGTGTCGCCGTTGGCAAACTCGATAAGATCCAATGCATCCTGGATGTAGGGCTGAAGCGAGTCAACTGCTATGTGAGCGTGCATGTCGTCGTTCTGATACTGGCAGGCAAGACCGACATTAAGCACGGGAAGCGGCTCGGAACCGATCTCTTCCGAAAGAAGGAAGAATTCATAGAATCCAAGTCCGTAGGACTGGAAGTAGTCGGGGAAGAAACGATGGGGGAAAGTGTAGTGCCAACGGTTCTCGTTGAGAGGACGGTTTTCAACCGGGCCTACAGTCTTCTTCCAGTCGTAACGGGTGTCGATGTCGGTACCCTCAACGATACATCCGCCGGGGAAACGGAAGATACCGGGCTTAAGGTCGGCGAGAGCCTGAGCGAGGTCTTTGCGCATTCCGTTCTCATGTCCCTTCCAAGTGTCAACCGGGAAGAGCGAGATGTGCTCAAGGTCAACAGTGTGTTCGGGCTTGCTCAGGAAGATGCGGAGCTTACCCTTGGTCACCGAAGTTTCGGGCTTGAGGATTACCGTGTACTTCTTCCACTCCTTTGAGTCGATTGTAATCTCCTGCTGAGTCATTGTCTGGGTTTCGCCCATCGCCTTGGTGTCGACAAGCTCCACGCGTATTTTAGATGAACCACCGTCGGGTACGCGAGCCCATACCGAGAAGCGATACTCTTCGCCGGCCTTGAAGCTCACGCCGAAGAATCCTTCATTCTCAACTCCTGTCCACTTGTGGGGGTGTCCGGGATTGGAAAGGCGTACATAATGGGGATTGCGTTCAAACGGACCGTCATTCTTTAAGTCAACATGTCCGAATATCTCCCAACCCATGAAATTTTCAGGGAATTCAAACGAGCGGTTCTTTATCATCTCGGCATAAAGACCACCGTCGGCGGCATAGTTGATGTCCTCAAAGAAAAGACCGTACATGGTTGGTTGCACCGGAGCACCGATTTTGTTGGTTTGGACTACGAGCTCATTGGTCGCAGCATTAAGAGCGAGCCCTGCACTAAGGGCTACTGCAGTCAATAATCTTGAATTAAATTTCATGATATAAAGTTAAAAAATTACTATTCTGGGTTTTGGCTATGGTCATTTGGTTCTCTTTCCCCACACTGAGCGGCCCTGATCATCAAGTCCGGTAAAAAGCACTGTGTCGAGCCGGCGTTCCCAGTCATGACCTGCAAAGATAATCAAATTATTGATTTTTTCGCCGTTAAGCGTCATGGATAATAGCTGATTTTTTTCATCAAACTGCCATGAGCCCTTGTTTTCGGCTATCACACCTGCATTGGCAAGCGTATACGGTTGGGCGATGTTCCATTCGCCGTCGAGCAAAGCGCCCTCACCCCACAGAATCTGTCCGGCTTCAAGGCGGCGTTCGGCACGAGGCTCGACTATGCGCACTATCTCCCACTCGCCTTCAAGATCGGCGGCGCTGAAACTGCGCTGGGGCACTCCTGCATAACGCTGGGGCGAAACCACAGGCCAGCCGTCGGGAGTGAAGAGTATGCGGCGCACATGTAGGTCCATCAAGGCGCTTTCGGAAGCGAGGCGTCCCTGGTGAGCCATGAAGTAATTGCCTTCACCGTCGGTAAACACTCCGCAATGGGCTGTGCCCACCCAGCCGTCATGGCTGTCAAAGCGGTAAGGAGCCGTGAGGATGGGGAAATTGTTGGTGGTGTCGCTCATCTCCTTGCCGAAGAAGTCGATGAAAGGGCCTTCGGGCTTGTCGGAGCGTCCTACTCTCACGTTATATGTGGTCATCAAAGGGTCGTAGGAACCGAAAAGGAAATATTGGCGTGACGGCTCATGATAGATTATCTCGGGGGCCTCGAGGTTGTGCACGCTATAGTCGGCACGACGAGCCACGAGGTGACCCTGGTCGCCGGCGTTCACGGGAAGACCTGTGGCGGGATTGAGCTCAACGCAGTAGAGTCCGCCGAAAAACGATCCGTAATGCATCCACCACTTGCCGTCGTCGGTCACGACCACCGAGGGGTCGATTGCGTTCATTACCGATGACTCGTCGGTGCGCACTACACAACCCTTGAGTTCCCAAGGGCCTTCGGGCGACGATGACTCGGCAAGACCTATATATGATGTGTTCTTTCCGAATGCCGACACACAATAATAAAGACGGAACTTATCGCCGTAAGGCATCATATAGGGAGCCCAGATGTTTTCGGCTCCATTGCCACCGGCATTCGACTTCACCCACTGAACAGCCTCGGCGGGAATTTCGGGCAAAGCCCATCCGAGAAACTCCCAGTTTACAAGGTCGGCTGAGCGACGCATCTGAATGAAGCCCA contains:
- a CDS encoding alpha-N-arabinofuranosidase, yielding MNYLIKTGALALILGCASAANAADKSVTVTLNPQESAPVINKEIYGQFAEHLGTCIYGGIWVGEDSPIPNTNGYRNDVLQAMRDIKVPVLRWPGGCFADEYHWVDGIGPKENRPRMVNNNWGGTVEDNSFGTHEFFNLCELIGAEPYLSGNVGSGSVEELAKWVEYITAEEGPMAKIRKENGREKPWHLKYLGVGNESWGCGGNFTPEFYADAYRRYQTYCRNFNGNRLFKIASGASDYDYNWTEVLMDKAGNLMDGISLHYYTTPGWVGSKGSATKFTDDDYYWTLGKCLEVGDVTRKHMDIMDKFDPNKRVALLVDEWGTWWDEEPGTVPGHLYQQNTMRDAMVAALSLNVFHDLTDRVKMTNIAQIANVLQSMVLTKDNQMVLTPTYYVFKMYVPHQDAKLIPLSVNTTYRKVRDNRLVPVISATASEKDGKVAISLVNTDLNEPCEIDIPLGNIKAKNVKGEILTSANIADYNDFGQPEKVTLKAFNGAKINKGSLKLTLPAKSIVTLQLD
- a CDS encoding glucose-6-phosphate isomerase — translated: MKKIQVNIKHILNTVNEESVRTIQKGAAAAGLEKLNKGTGEGNDFLGWLDLPSRTPAHHLDEIQAVADELRNSCDYVVSIGIGGSYLGAKAVIEALSNSFDAYTPALPNNPKVLFAGQNIGEDYLYELQEFLKDKRFGIIVISKSGTTIEPAIAFRLLKEQLEAQVGKEKASKLIVAITDAKRGALRQLATEEGYKTFVIDDNVGGRFSVLTPVGLLPIAVAGFDIKKLVEGALELQHDTEKASDDNISELYAAARNALYQAGKKIEILVNYNPKLHYFGEWWKQLYGESEGKDHKGIYPAAVDFSTDLHSMGQWIQDGERTIFETVLSVDSVKHTKVIPSDEANLDGLNYIAGKRVDEVNKMAELGTRIAHVDGGVPNIRITIPELSEKYLGQLIYFFEKACGISGYILGVNPFNQPGVEDYKRNMFALLEKPGYEEATKAIQAKLGE
- a CDS encoding alpha-L-arabinofuranosidase C-terminal domain-containing protein: MKFNSRLLTAVALSAGLALNAATNELVVQTNKIGAPVQPTMYGLFFEDINYAADGGLYAEMIKNRSFEFPENFMGWEIFGHVDLKNDGPFERNPHYVRLSNPGHPHKWTGVENEGFFGVSFKAGEEYRFSVWARVPDGGSSKIRVELVDTKAMGETQTMTQQEITIDSKEWKKYTVILKPETSVTKGKLRIFLSKPEHTVDLEHISLFPVDTWKGHENGMRKDLAQALADLKPGIFRFPGGCIVEGTDIDTRYDWKKTVGPVENRPLNENRWHYTFPHRFFPDYFQSYGLGFYEFFLLSEEIGSEPLPVLNVGLACQYQNDDMHAHIAVDSLQPYIQDALDLIEFANGDTSTKWGALRAEMGHPAPFNLKFIGVGNEQWGPEYVERLEPFIKAIRAKYPDIKIIGSSGPNSEGKEFDYLWPEMTRLKADLVDEHFYRPESWFLSQGARYDNYDRKGPKVFAGEYACHGRGKKYNHYNAALLEAAFMTGLERNADVVHMATYAPLFAHVEGWQWRPDMIWYDNNNSVRTASYYVQQLFSENKGTNVVPLTMDKKNVTGAEGQNGLFASAVYDKDRNEYIVKVANTSSEPQELNIKLAGLKKKDVITGVTAQTLSTKDLDSENTLEEPNKIVPSMKKFAMEEKADWTTVIEPNTFSVYHFKKQ
- a CDS encoding arabinan endo-1,5-alpha-L-arabinosidase produces the protein MLLPGFSRADVFKPVPAPNPWADDYRSLSSMENYKSWGTYNVHDPACRKVGDYYYMYSTDAIFAENRQEAAEKGVPMGFIQMRRSADLVNWEFLGWALPEIPAEAVQWVKSNAGGNGAENIWAPYMMPYGDKFRLYYCVSAFGKNTSYIGLAESSSPEGPWELKGCVVRTDESSVMNAIDPSVVVTDDGKWWMHYGSFFGGLYCVELNPATGLPVNAGDQGHLVARRADYSVHNLEAPEIIYHEPSRQYFLFGSYDPLMTTYNVRVGRSDKPEGPFIDFFGKEMSDTTNNFPILTAPYRFDSHDGWVGTAHCGVFTDGEGNYFMAHQGRLASESALMDLHVRRILFTPDGWPVVSPQRYAGVPQRSFSAADLEGEWEIVRIVEPRAERRLEAGQILWGEGALLDGEWNIAQPYTLANAGVIAENKGSWQFDEKNQLLSMTLNGEKINNLIIFAGHDWERRLDTVLFTGLDDQGRSVWGKRTK
- a CDS encoding glycoside hydrolase family 43 protein is translated as MNKLTTLLTGVLLTAAAGASAAAPADTTFVAKGNPFVNYKYLGDPAALVHDGKVYIYAGHDECPAPHYYYDMKEWCVLSSPDLVTWTEHPAPLRAKDFKWAKGDAWASQVIERDGKFYWYVTVEHATIPGKSIGVAVADSPLGPFVDARGSALVTNDMTTEYTSIGWDDIDPTVFIDDDGQAYIFWGNTQCYYAKLKPNMIELDGPIIPINLLRYTEAPWIHKRGDWYYLSYASEFPEKICYAMSRSINGPWEPKGILNEIAGNSNTNHQAIIEFNGDWYFIYHNGAINNDGCSYRRSLCIDRLYYNLDGTIKRIAMTTEGIWPEK